A stretch of the Anaeromyxobacter sp. genome encodes the following:
- a CDS encoding helix-turn-helix transcriptional regulator has product MMRANVRVPAPRGAAAHAELGGELRCDRQAEEMLKVFFPEVSDGTVLPPELKGLTDGAQVGPPGVRRTLVMEGHGERLRIEVTAVGKGRTQLHLWREPAAEAPEPLAGEVVLPIPSDGLTQREREVALLVADGLRSREVADRLGIASQTVKSHLKTIFDKLGVRNRVELARRLVQH; this is encoded by the coding sequence ATGATGCGCGCCAACGTTCGCGTACCCGCTCCGAGGGGGGCCGCCGCTCACGCCGAGCTGGGCGGAGAGCTGCGCTGCGACCGCCAGGCCGAGGAGATGCTCAAGGTCTTCTTCCCCGAGGTCTCCGACGGGACGGTGCTCCCGCCCGAGCTGAAGGGGCTCACCGACGGCGCCCAGGTCGGCCCGCCCGGCGTGCGCCGCACGCTGGTGATGGAGGGGCACGGCGAGCGGCTCCGCATCGAGGTGACCGCCGTCGGCAAGGGGCGGACCCAGCTGCACCTGTGGCGCGAGCCGGCCGCCGAGGCGCCCGAGCCGCTGGCCGGCGAGGTGGTGCTGCCCATCCCGTCCGACGGCCTGACCCAGCGCGAGCGCGAGGTGGCCCTGCTGGTGGCCGACGGCCTGCGCTCCCGCGAGGTGGCCGACCGGCTCGGCATCGCCTCGCAGACCGTCAAGAGCCACCTGAAGACCATCTTCGACAAGCTGGGCGTGCGCAACCGCGTGGAGCTGGCGCGCCGCCTGGTGCAGCACTGA
- a CDS encoding threonine ammonia-lyase encodes MVTLPAVQAALGRIRDQIYLSPCARSETLSRLTGTSAFLKLENLQMTGAYKERGALNRLLTLTPAERARGLIAASAGNHAQAVAYHGGRLKVAVTIVMPETTPIMKVANTRAHGARVVLFGANYDEAYAEARRLEHAEGLTFVHPFDDPEIIAGQGTIGLEILEQVPEVEAVVVPVGGGGLISGVAAAIKASRPGVRVVGVEAEVLPCLKAALAQGGPVTLDPATTLADGIAVKRAGDLTFEHVRAHVDELVTVSEEEIASAILYCLEKEKTVTEGAGAVGVAALMHRKVRGLDGRRVVTVVSGGNIDVNLIARIIERGLVKDGRLVRVSIALMDKPGQLAVTSGIIAGCRANVIEVHHTRAFASRVGGTTLQLTLETRGPEHVEEILAALRQVGYAVEQIGA; translated from the coding sequence ATGGTGACCCTCCCCGCCGTCCAGGCCGCCCTCGGCCGGATCCGCGACCAGATCTACCTGTCGCCCTGCGCCCGCTCGGAGACCCTGTCGCGCCTGACGGGGACCAGCGCCTTCCTCAAGCTGGAGAACCTCCAGATGACGGGCGCCTACAAGGAGCGCGGCGCCCTCAACCGGCTGCTCACCCTGACGCCGGCCGAGCGGGCCCGCGGCCTGATCGCCGCCAGCGCCGGCAACCACGCCCAGGCGGTCGCCTACCACGGCGGCCGGCTCAAGGTGGCGGTGACCATCGTCATGCCCGAGACCACCCCCATCATGAAGGTGGCCAACACCCGGGCCCACGGGGCGCGGGTGGTCCTCTTCGGCGCCAACTACGACGAGGCCTACGCCGAGGCGCGCCGCCTGGAGCACGCCGAGGGGCTGACCTTCGTGCACCCCTTCGACGACCCGGAGATCATCGCCGGCCAGGGCACCATCGGCCTCGAGATCCTGGAGCAGGTGCCGGAGGTGGAGGCGGTGGTGGTGCCGGTGGGCGGCGGCGGCCTGATCTCGGGCGTGGCCGCGGCCATCAAGGCCAGCCGCCCCGGGGTGCGGGTGGTGGGCGTGGAGGCCGAGGTCCTCCCCTGCTTGAAGGCCGCGCTGGCCCAGGGCGGGCCGGTGACGCTGGACCCCGCCACCACGCTGGCCGACGGCATCGCCGTCAAGCGCGCCGGCGACCTGACCTTCGAGCACGTGCGGGCCCACGTCGACGAGCTGGTCACCGTCTCCGAGGAGGAGATCGCCTCGGCCATCCTCTACTGCCTGGAGAAGGAGAAGACGGTGACCGAGGGGGCCGGCGCGGTGGGCGTGGCGGCGCTGATGCACCGCAAGGTCCGCGGCCTGGACGGCCGGCGGGTGGTCACGGTGGTCTCGGGCGGCAACATCGACGTCAACCTGATCGCCCGCATCATCGAGCGCGGCCTGGTCAAGGACGGCCGCCTGGTGCGCGTCAGCATCGCGCTGATGGACAAGCCCGGGCAGCTGGCCGTCACCTCCGGCATCATCGCGGGCTGCCGCGCCAACGTCATCGAGGTCCACCACACCCGCGCCTTCGCCTCCCGGGTCGGCGGCACCACCCTGCAGCTCACCCTGGAGACCCGCGGACCCGAGCACGTCGAGGAGATCCTGGCGGCGCTGCGGCAGGTGGGCTACGCGGTGGAGCAGATCGGAGCCTGA
- the leuC gene encoding 3-isopropylmalate dehydratase large subunit encodes MTGPRTLFQKIWDAHVVAEEPGAPAILYVDRHLVHEVTSPQAFTGLRARGLKVRRADLTFATADHSVPTKGPVVDEEARKQLEMLEANATEFGVSVQIRGSPKQGVVHIIGPEQGLTLPGMTIVCGDSHTATHGAFGALAFGIGTSEVEHVLASQCLLQNKAKTFEVKVVGTLGRGVTAKDLILGLLARIGVGGGTGHVFEYTGEAIRALSMEERMTVCNMSIEGGARAGLIAPDDVTFQYLAGREHAPTGAAWDQALARWRALPTDPGATFDKTVTLDASALTPMITWGTNPGMGMAIGDRIPDPAKAPDAASRAALEKALRYMGLTANAPLLGQKVDVVFVGSCTNGRISDLRAAASVMKGRKVAGVRTLIVPGSWAVKQQAEAEGLDQVFTEAGAEWRNPGCSMCIAMNGDQLQPGEYCVATSNRNFEGRQGKGGRTFLASPLTAAAAAVTGRVTDPRTLLP; translated from the coding sequence ATGACCGGACCACGCACACTCTTCCAGAAGATCTGGGACGCCCACGTCGTCGCCGAGGAGCCGGGCGCGCCCGCCATCCTCTACGTCGACCGCCACCTGGTGCACGAGGTGACCTCGCCGCAGGCCTTCACCGGCCTGCGGGCCCGCGGCCTCAAGGTCCGGCGCGCCGACCTGACCTTCGCCACCGCCGACCACTCGGTGCCCACCAAGGGGCCGGTGGTGGACGAGGAGGCGCGCAAGCAGCTCGAGATGCTCGAGGCCAACGCCACGGAGTTCGGCGTCAGCGTCCAGATCAGGGGCAGCCCGAAGCAGGGGGTGGTCCACATCATCGGCCCGGAGCAGGGGCTGACGCTGCCGGGCATGACCATCGTCTGCGGCGACAGCCACACCGCCACCCACGGCGCCTTCGGGGCGCTGGCCTTCGGCATCGGCACCAGCGAGGTGGAGCACGTCCTCGCCTCCCAGTGCCTCCTGCAGAACAAGGCCAAGACCTTCGAGGTGAAGGTGGTGGGCACGCTCGGGCGCGGCGTCACGGCCAAGGATCTCATCCTGGGGCTGCTGGCCAGGATCGGCGTGGGCGGCGGCACCGGCCACGTCTTCGAGTACACCGGCGAGGCCATCCGCGCCCTCTCGATGGAGGAGCGGATGACGGTCTGCAACATGTCGATCGAGGGCGGGGCCCGCGCCGGCCTGATCGCCCCGGACGACGTCACCTTCCAGTACCTGGCGGGCCGCGAGCACGCCCCCACGGGCGCGGCCTGGGACCAGGCCCTGGCCCGCTGGCGGGCGCTGCCCACCGACCCGGGCGCCACCTTCGACAAGACGGTGACCCTGGACGCCTCGGCCCTCACCCCCATGATCACCTGGGGCACCAACCCGGGCATGGGGATGGCGATCGGGGACCGCATCCCGGACCCGGCCAAGGCCCCGGACGCCGCCTCCCGCGCCGCCCTGGAGAAGGCGCTCAGGTACATGGGGCTGACCGCCAACGCCCCGCTCCTGGGCCAGAAGGTCGACGTGGTCTTCGTCGGCTCCTGCACCAACGGCCGCATCTCGGACCTGCGGGCCGCCGCCTCCGTCATGAAGGGGCGCAAGGTGGCCGGGGTCCGCACCCTCATCGTGCCCGGCTCCTGGGCGGTGAAGCAGCAGGCCGAGGCCGAGGGGCTCGACCAGGTCTTCACCGAGGCCGGCGCCGAGTGGCGCAACCCGGGCTGCTCGATGTGCATCGCCATGAACGGCGACCAGCTGCAGCCCGGCGAGTACTGCGTGGCCACCTCCAACCGCAACTTCGAGGGGCGGCAGGGCAAGGGCGGGCGCACCTTCCTGGCCTCGCCGCTCACCGCCGCCGCCGCCGCCGTGACCGGCCGGGTCACCGACCCGCGCACGCTGCTCCCCTGA
- the leuB gene encoding 3-isopropylmalate dehydrogenase, which yields MQAHIVVLPGDGIGPEVTAEAVRALQAVARQGGHAFTFAERLMGGCSIDAHGVALTPEVLKDCQASSAVLLGAVGGPKWDDPTAKVRPEQGLLALRKGLGVFANLRPVKVHPALLEASPIKADRLAGVDILVIRELTGGLYFGQPKGRSSSGGVERAVDTLEYADFEIRRVVELAFRLAADRKKKVTSVDKANVLESSRLWRQVATAIGQQHPAVALDHMLVDTAAMRLITGPAWLDVVVTENMFGDILTDEASVLAGSMGMLPSASIGDGGPGLYEPIHGSAPDIAGKGIANPVGTILSAALLLRHSLGLPAEAAAIEAAVDRAITEGCRTVDLGGKLSTRQMADEILKRLG from the coding sequence ATGCAGGCCCACATCGTCGTGCTGCCGGGAGACGGCATCGGCCCCGAGGTCACCGCCGAGGCGGTGCGGGCGCTCCAGGCCGTGGCTCGCCAGGGCGGCCACGCCTTCACCTTCGCCGAGCGGCTCATGGGCGGCTGCTCCATCGACGCCCACGGCGTGGCGCTGACGCCCGAGGTGCTGAAGGACTGCCAGGCCTCCAGCGCGGTGCTGCTGGGCGCGGTGGGCGGCCCGAAGTGGGACGACCCCACCGCCAAGGTCCGCCCGGAGCAGGGGCTGCTGGCGCTGCGCAAGGGGCTGGGCGTCTTCGCCAACCTCCGGCCGGTCAAGGTCCACCCGGCGCTCCTCGAGGCCTCGCCCATCAAGGCGGACCGGCTGGCCGGGGTGGACATCCTGGTGATCCGCGAGCTGACCGGCGGCCTGTACTTCGGCCAGCCCAAGGGGCGCTCCAGCAGCGGCGGCGTGGAGCGGGCGGTGGACACCCTGGAGTACGCCGACTTCGAGATCCGCCGGGTGGTGGAGCTGGCCTTCCGGCTGGCGGCCGACCGCAAGAAGAAGGTCACCAGCGTGGACAAGGCCAACGTGCTGGAGTCGTCGCGGCTGTGGCGGCAGGTGGCCACCGCCATCGGGCAGCAGCACCCCGCGGTGGCTCTCGACCACATGCTGGTGGACACCGCCGCCATGCGGCTCATCACCGGGCCGGCCTGGCTGGACGTGGTGGTCACCGAGAACATGTTCGGCGACATCCTCACCGACGAGGCCTCGGTGCTGGCCGGCTCCATGGGCATGTTGCCCTCGGCCTCCATCGGCGACGGCGGCCCCGGCCTCTACGAGCCCATCCACGGCTCGGCCCCGGACATCGCCGGCAAGGGCATCGCCAACCCGGTGGGCACCATCCTCTCGGCCGCCCTGCTGCTGCGCCACTCGCTCGGCCTGCCGGCCGAGGCGGCCGCCATCGAGGCGGCGGTGGACCGCGCCATCACCGAGGGCTGCCGCACCGTCGACCTGGGCGGGAAGCTCTCGACCCGCCAGATGGCCGACGAGATCCTGAAGCGGCTGGGGTAG
- a CDS encoding protein kinase, with translation MTAPTRDEPASSISALLSELAESPDRSPEALLPELRPGDVVAGRFELRRELGRGGFGLVFEALDRDLGRLVAFKAIRPVRTRALEMLAAPLKAEAEAAARLNHPNVVTLHDSGVHEGTPYLIMELLRGETLAARLRRGPLPPAEALRVALEVARGLDAAHAAGVLHRDLKPGNVFLTEVGAVKLVDFGLASIMGRASLAAGTPAYMAPEQQRGEPEDARADVFGAAAVLHESLTGALPYPVAGGRSAAAEPGPPPPLPLADPPPELVALLLGALSRDPAGRPQDAAAWLAGLERVERAYAVRAQAEGRAVRRRRLRRLLWAAGAASLVVAGLVASAQVRARAAAELALRQSRLLAAADAAADPLLAALLLAELPDDPPPRAVEVAQRVLHLAIPSAALEGARGGFALALSPDGALAAAGMRDGTTTVFRTDGRGAPLVLRHPGTRVNDLAFTPDGARLVAAGHEGALHLHRLAATPDNGAPAATPSSLPLGQVPLVRLRLSPDGGRAAVASQDGRVRLVDLAALSVIATAVHDAPVLDLAFSPDGRSLYTADGEGVVRRFDGRTAAALERLATATPALALVVAPGGQRLAVAGEDGQIRLLGPRLVPLATLGAAGAPVTGLAWSPDGARLASAAADGTLTVQATSGAGEPARRRAHRAPFALAWSAAGERLLTFSSDGRALLWRADGEAAPVALEGPSLAGAAFTPDGARVVGRSREGTLRVWPVAAPGGPDVLIGHHGHLDTVEWSRDGTRLLTSGHDGTARLWDRATGRELLVITDPAGMIHSAGLDPGERLVLTASEDGVARVWRCDDGALVRELPPAGAPLLFAAWSPDGGRIATAALDGVVRVHGPGGGAPLRLTGHEAGVTHVAFSPDGRTVASASQFDATVRLWPAAGGPARTLRADRAVYRAGLSPAGDVLAVAEVDGPLRLFRTADLTELPPLQAWPERLWAPAWSADGARLALASADGSVRVVSADGRGEPVVLRGHQGLVSHLAFRPDGRELASASSDGTARITAVDWPLLRERLAAATGACLTTAQRMHLLDEAEAEARRRHDACERRHGREPPATPAAPAGTGGSRASLEPERDRRGT, from the coding sequence GTGACCGCCCCGACCCGCGACGAGCCCGCCAGCTCCATCTCGGCGCTCCTCTCCGAGCTGGCCGAGTCGCCGGATCGCTCCCCCGAGGCGCTCCTGCCCGAGCTGCGCCCGGGCGACGTGGTGGCCGGCCGCTTCGAGCTCCGCCGCGAGCTGGGGCGGGGCGGCTTCGGGCTGGTCTTCGAGGCGCTCGATCGGGACCTGGGGCGGCTGGTGGCCTTCAAGGCCATCCGGCCGGTGCGGACGCGGGCCCTGGAGATGCTGGCCGCGCCGCTCAAGGCGGAGGCCGAGGCGGCCGCCCGGCTCAACCACCCCAACGTGGTGACCCTGCACGACTCCGGGGTCCACGAGGGCACCCCCTACCTGATCATGGAGCTCTTGCGCGGCGAGACGCTGGCGGCGCGGCTGCGGCGCGGCCCGCTGCCGCCGGCCGAGGCGCTGCGGGTGGCGCTGGAGGTGGCCCGCGGCCTCGACGCCGCCCACGCCGCCGGGGTGCTGCACCGCGACCTCAAGCCCGGCAACGTCTTCCTCACCGAGGTGGGCGCGGTGAAGCTGGTGGACTTCGGCCTGGCCTCCATCATGGGGCGCGCCTCGCTGGCGGCCGGCACGCCGGCCTACATGGCGCCGGAGCAGCAGCGCGGCGAGCCCGAGGACGCCCGCGCCGACGTCTTCGGCGCCGCGGCGGTGCTCCACGAGTCGCTCACCGGGGCCCTCCCCTACCCGGTGGCCGGCGGCCGCTCGGCGGCGGCCGAGCCCGGCCCGCCCCCGCCCCTGCCGCTGGCCGACCCGCCGCCCGAGCTGGTGGCGCTGCTGCTGGGCGCCCTGTCGCGCGACCCGGCCGGCCGGCCGCAGGACGCGGCGGCCTGGCTGGCCGGGCTGGAGCGGGTGGAGCGGGCCTACGCGGTGCGCGCCCAGGCCGAGGGGCGGGCGGTGCGGCGGCGCCGGCTGCGGCGGCTGCTGTGGGCGGCCGGGGCGGCCTCCCTGGTGGTGGCCGGGCTGGTGGCCTCGGCCCAGGTGCGGGCCCGCGCCGCCGCCGAGCTGGCCCTGCGGCAGAGCCGGCTGCTGGCCGCCGCCGACGCCGCCGCCGACCCGCTGCTGGCGGCGCTGCTGCTGGCCGAGCTGCCCGACGACCCGCCGCCGCGGGCGGTGGAGGTGGCCCAGCGGGTGCTCCACCTGGCCATCCCGAGCGCGGCGCTGGAGGGGGCCCGTGGCGGCTTCGCGCTGGCCCTCTCGCCGGACGGGGCGCTGGCGGCGGCCGGGATGCGCGACGGCACCACCACGGTGTTCCGCACCGACGGCAGGGGGGCCCCGCTGGTGCTGCGCCACCCGGGCACCCGGGTGAACGACCTGGCCTTCACGCCGGACGGGGCGCGGCTGGTGGCGGCCGGCCACGAGGGGGCGCTGCACCTCCACCGGCTGGCGGCGACCCCGGACAACGGCGCCCCGGCGGCCACCCCATCCTCCCTGCCGCTCGGCCAGGTGCCGCTGGTGCGGCTGCGCCTCTCGCCGGACGGGGGGCGCGCCGCGGTGGCCTCCCAGGACGGGAGGGTCCGGCTGGTGGACCTGGCGGCCCTCTCGGTGATCGCCACCGCGGTCCACGACGCCCCGGTGCTCGACCTGGCCTTCTCCCCCGACGGCCGCTCCCTCTACACCGCCGACGGCGAGGGGGTGGTGCGGCGCTTCGACGGGCGCACCGCCGCGGCGCTGGAGCGGCTGGCCACCGCCACGCCGGCCCTGGCCCTGGTGGTGGCCCCGGGCGGCCAGCGGCTGGCGGTGGCCGGCGAGGACGGCCAGATCCGCCTCCTCGGACCGCGGCTGGTCCCGCTCGCCACCCTGGGCGCCGCCGGGGCGCCGGTGACCGGCCTGGCCTGGTCGCCCGACGGCGCCCGGCTGGCCAGCGCCGCCGCCGACGGCACGCTGACGGTGCAGGCCACCTCCGGCGCGGGCGAGCCGGCCCGCCGCCGGGCCCACCGGGCCCCCTTCGCGCTGGCCTGGTCGGCGGCCGGGGAGCGGCTCCTCACCTTCTCGAGCGACGGCCGGGCCCTGCTGTGGCGCGCCGACGGCGAGGCCGCGCCGGTGGCGCTGGAGGGGCCGTCGCTGGCCGGCGCCGCCTTCACCCCGGACGGCGCGCGGGTGGTGGGCCGCTCCCGCGAGGGGACGCTGCGTGTCTGGCCGGTGGCCGCGCCCGGCGGGCCCGACGTGCTGATCGGCCACCACGGCCACCTCGACACCGTGGAGTGGAGCCGCGACGGCACCCGGCTCCTCACCTCGGGCCACGACGGCACCGCCCGGCTGTGGGATCGGGCCACCGGCCGCGAGCTGCTGGTCATCACCGACCCGGCCGGCATGATCCACTCGGCCGGGCTCGACCCCGGCGAGCGGCTGGTGCTGACGGCCTCCGAGGACGGGGTGGCGCGGGTGTGGCGCTGCGACGACGGCGCGCTGGTGCGCGAGCTGCCGCCGGCCGGCGCCCCGCTGCTCTTCGCCGCCTGGAGCCCGGACGGCGGGCGCATCGCCACCGCCGCGCTCGACGGGGTGGTGCGGGTGCACGGCCCGGGCGGCGGCGCGCCGCTGCGCCTCACCGGGCACGAGGCCGGGGTGACGCACGTGGCCTTCTCGCCCGACGGACGGACCGTGGCCTCGGCCTCCCAGTTCGACGCCACGGTGCGGCTCTGGCCCGCCGCGGGCGGCCCGGCCCGCACCCTGCGCGCCGACCGGGCCGTCTACCGGGCCGGCCTCTCGCCGGCCGGCGACGTCCTGGCGGTGGCCGAGGTGGACGGCCCGCTGCGCCTCTTCCGGACCGCCGACCTCACCGAGCTGCCGCCGCTGCAGGCCTGGCCGGAGCGGCTCTGGGCGCCGGCCTGGAGCGCCGACGGCGCGCGCCTGGCGCTGGCCAGCGCCGACGGCTCGGTCCGGGTGGTCTCGGCCGACGGCCGCGGCGAGCCGGTGGTGCTGCGCGGCCACCAGGGGCTGGTCTCCCACCTGGCCTTCCGGCCGGACGGGCGCGAGCTGGCCTCGGCCTCGTCCGACGGCACCGCCCGCATCACCGCGGTGGACTGGCCGCTGCTGCGCGAGCGGCTGGCCGCCGCCACCGGCGCCTGCCTCACCACCGCCCAGCGCATGCACCTCCTGGACGAGGCGGAGGCCGAGGCCCGGCGACGCCACGACGCCTGCGAGCGGCGCCACGGCCGCGAGCCCCCGGCCACGCCGGCCGCCCCGGCGGGCACGGGCGGCTCCCGGGCCTCGCTCGAGCCGGAGCGGGACCGGAGGGGCACGTGA
- a CDS encoding citramalate synthase has translation MIQIYDTTLRDGTQMEGISLSVDDKLKIARRLDELGVAFIEGGWPGSNPKDAEFFARARELTWATAKIAAFGATCRVGGTPEGDANIKALLDSGAPVCTVVGKTWSLHVTEVLRTTAEENLRIIEQSLAHLKAAGRRVIYDAEHFFDGWRADQAYALETLRAAVRGGAETLVLCDTNGGSMPWQIAEAVREVKAALGHPLGVHCHNDSETAVANSLAALAEGAIQIQGTINGYGERCGNANLCSVIPALELKLGKPCLPEGRLRTIGEVSRFVAEVANLAQDTHQPYVGQSAFAHKGGIHVAAMRRTAASYQHIDPDLVGNEMRVVVSELSGRGNLQSKAEEYGVAGGDLAGILDEIKLLESKGFSFEAAEATVALMLKRQQPGYRPPYELVDFLVTVEHRAGRGLFAEAMVKVRVDGELLHTAAEGDGPVDALDHALRKALKGRYPEIEDIQLTDYKVRILDPGTGTGAVTRVLLDTQRGTKRWSTVGASANIIEASWRALSDAVEYGLTLAR, from the coding sequence GTGATCCAGATCTACGACACCACGCTCCGCGACGGGACGCAGATGGAGGGGATCAGCCTCTCCGTCGACGACAAGCTCAAGATCGCCCGGCGGCTCGACGAGCTGGGGGTGGCCTTCATCGAGGGCGGCTGGCCCGGGTCCAACCCCAAGGACGCCGAGTTCTTCGCCCGGGCCCGCGAGCTGACCTGGGCCACCGCGAAGATCGCCGCCTTCGGGGCCACCTGCCGGGTGGGCGGCACGCCGGAGGGGGACGCCAACATCAAGGCGCTCCTCGACTCGGGCGCGCCGGTCTGCACGGTGGTGGGCAAGACCTGGTCGCTCCACGTCACCGAGGTGCTGCGCACCACCGCCGAGGAGAACCTGCGGATCATCGAGCAGAGCCTGGCCCACCTGAAGGCGGCCGGGCGCCGGGTCATCTACGACGCCGAGCACTTCTTCGACGGCTGGCGGGCCGACCAGGCCTACGCCCTCGAGACGCTGCGGGCCGCCGTCCGCGGCGGCGCCGAGACGCTCGTCCTCTGCGACACCAACGGCGGCTCGATGCCCTGGCAGATCGCCGAGGCGGTCCGCGAGGTGAAGGCCGCCCTCGGCCACCCGCTCGGCGTCCACTGCCACAACGACAGCGAGACGGCGGTCGCCAACTCGCTGGCCGCCCTCGCCGAGGGGGCCATCCAGATCCAGGGGACCATCAACGGCTACGGCGAGCGCTGCGGCAACGCCAACCTCTGCTCGGTCATCCCGGCGCTGGAGCTGAAGCTCGGCAAGCCCTGCCTGCCGGAGGGCCGCCTCAGGACCATCGGCGAGGTGTCGCGCTTCGTCGCCGAGGTGGCCAACCTCGCCCAGGACACCCACCAGCCGTACGTCGGCCAGTCGGCCTTCGCCCACAAGGGCGGCATCCACGTGGCCGCCATGCGCCGCACCGCCGCCTCCTACCAGCACATCGACCCGGACCTGGTGGGCAACGAGATGCGGGTGGTGGTCTCGGAGCTCTCCGGCCGCGGCAACCTCCAGTCGAAGGCCGAGGAGTACGGCGTGGCCGGCGGCGACCTGGCCGGCATCCTCGACGAGATCAAGCTGCTGGAGTCGAAGGGCTTCTCCTTCGAGGCGGCCGAGGCCACCGTGGCGCTCATGCTGAAGCGCCAGCAGCCCGGCTACCGGCCGCCCTACGAGCTGGTGGACTTCCTGGTCACGGTGGAGCACCGGGCCGGCCGCGGCCTGTTCGCCGAGGCCATGGTCAAGGTGCGGGTGGACGGCGAGCTGCTGCACACCGCCGCCGAGGGCGACGGCCCGGTGGACGCGCTGGACCACGCGCTGCGCAAGGCGCTCAAGGGGCGCTACCCCGAGATCGAGGACATCCAGCTCACCGACTACAAGGTCCGCATCCTCGATCCGGGCACCGGCACCGGCGCCGTCACCCGGGTGCTGCTCGACACCCAGCGCGGCACCAAGCGCTGGAGCACCGTGGGGGCCTCGGCCAACATCATCGAGGCCAGCTGGCGGGCCCTCTCGGACGCCGTCGAGTACGGCCTGACCCTGGCCCGCTGA
- a CDS encoding sigma-70 family RNA polymerase sigma factor, translating into MTVAGEEVEARCLEALDRGDQAGAATVVVRGYGPQLLGYLCSVLRSEADAGEVFSMFSEDLWRGLAGFRRECPLRVWCYRLAWHAAARFLRDPYRGRGRRLETNELSHLVAELRSSVFLGRDQARQATLDRLRQGLSPDERALLVLRLDRGLSWAEVALVLAEERGAPVDEAALRKRFERLKDKLAERARQEGLLE; encoded by the coding sequence CTGACCGTGGCCGGGGAGGAGGTCGAGGCCCGTTGCCTGGAGGCGCTGGACCGCGGCGATCAGGCCGGGGCCGCCACCGTGGTGGTGCGCGGCTACGGCCCGCAGCTGCTCGGCTACCTGTGCTCCGTGCTGCGCAGCGAGGCCGACGCCGGCGAGGTCTTCTCCATGTTCTCGGAGGACCTGTGGCGCGGCCTGGCCGGCTTCCGGCGCGAGTGCCCGCTGCGCGTCTGGTGCTACCGCCTGGCCTGGCACGCCGCCGCCCGCTTCCTGCGCGACCCCTACCGCGGCCGCGGCCGCCGCCTCGAGACCAACGAGCTGTCGCACCTGGTGGCGGAGCTGCGCTCCAGCGTCTTCCTGGGGCGCGACCAGGCCCGGCAGGCCACGCTGGACCGGCTGCGCCAGGGCCTCTCCCCCGACGAGCGGGCCCTGCTGGTGCTGCGGCTCGACCGCGGCCTCTCCTGGGCCGAGGTGGCGCTGGTGCTGGCCGAGGAGCGCGGCGCCCCGGTGGACGAGGCGGCCCTGCGCAAGCGGTTCGAGCGGCTCAAGGACAAGCTGGCGGAGCGGGCGCGCCAGGAGGGGCTGCTGGAGTGA
- the leuD gene encoding 3-isopropylmalate dehydratase small subunit, with the protein MATFTTLTARAVVLPVNDIDTDQIIPARFLKTTDKLGLGKSLFADWRYLADGSPKPDFVLNQPGAAGAQVLVAGDNFGCGSSREHAPWALTGFGFRVVVSTSFADIFKNNALKNGLIPVTVDAATHAELLAALAKDPAATVAIDLAAQTVTLPGGRAVRFPIDAFSRTCLLEGVDELGYILKHEARIAAHERGVPGGAA; encoded by the coding sequence ATGGCCACCTTCACCACGCTGACCGCCCGCGCCGTCGTCCTGCCGGTCAACGACATCGACACCGACCAGATCATCCCGGCCCGCTTCCTCAAGACCACCGACAAGCTCGGCCTGGGGAAGAGCCTCTTCGCCGACTGGCGCTACCTGGCCGACGGCTCGCCCAAGCCCGACTTCGTCCTCAACCAGCCGGGGGCCGCCGGGGCCCAGGTGCTGGTGGCCGGCGACAACTTCGGCTGCGGCTCCTCGCGCGAGCACGCCCCCTGGGCCCTCACCGGCTTCGGCTTCCGGGTCGTCGTCTCCACCTCCTTCGCCGACATCTTCAAGAACAACGCCCTCAAGAACGGGCTGATCCCGGTGACGGTCGACGCCGCCACCCACGCCGAGCTGCTGGCGGCGCTGGCGAAGGACCCGGCCGCCACCGTGGCCATCGACCTGGCCGCCCAGACCGTCACGCTGCCGGGCGGGCGCGCCGTGCGGTTCCCCATCGACGCCTTCTCGCGCACCTGCCTGCTGGAGGGCGTCGACGAGCTCGGCTACATCCTCAAGCACGAGGCGCGCATCGCGGCGCACGAGCGGGGCGTCCCCGGAGGGGCGGCGTGA